From one Pseudomonas sp. B21-048 genomic stretch:
- a CDS encoding hydroxymethylglutaryl-CoA lyase: MITDYSEALIVQEVSPRDGLQIEPTWVETVDKIALIDQLSLAGFSRIEAGSFVSPKAIPALRDGEQVFKGIARRPGVIYVALIPNLKGAQRALDSGADELNLVMSASQTHNLANMRMRCEASLAAFGEIVEFVRGTQVRLNGSIATTFGCPFEGRIDEDRVLQIVDAYQELGIQGITLADTTGMANPRQVDWLVRRVLQRVSPADLTLHFHNTRGLGLCNVLAAYEAGARRFDAALGGLGGCPFAPGASGNICTEDLVNLCDEIGIHTGIDLPLLLKLSRGLPALLGHEVPGQLAKAGRNCDLHPTPP; this comes from the coding sequence ATGATCACTGATTATTCAGAGGCCCTGATTGTTCAGGAAGTCTCCCCTCGTGACGGCTTGCAGATTGAGCCGACCTGGGTCGAAACCGTCGACAAGATTGCGCTGATCGACCAGTTGTCGCTGGCGGGGTTCAGCCGCATCGAAGCGGGCTCGTTCGTCTCGCCCAAGGCCATTCCAGCGCTGCGTGATGGCGAGCAAGTGTTCAAGGGTATCGCCCGACGGCCGGGCGTGATCTATGTCGCATTGATCCCCAACCTCAAAGGCGCACAACGAGCGCTGGATTCGGGGGCCGATGAGCTGAATCTGGTGATGTCCGCCAGCCAGACCCACAACCTGGCGAATATGCGGATGCGCTGCGAGGCGTCATTGGCGGCGTTTGGCGAGATCGTCGAATTCGTTCGCGGCACGCAGGTGCGGCTCAACGGCAGTATCGCCACGACCTTCGGTTGCCCGTTCGAAGGCAGGATCGATGAGGACCGAGTGCTGCAGATCGTCGACGCCTATCAGGAACTCGGTATCCAGGGCATTACCCTGGCCGACACCACCGGCATGGCTAATCCACGTCAGGTCGATTGGCTGGTGCGCAGAGTCTTGCAGCGGGTTTCGCCAGCGGATCTGACCCTGCATTTTCACAACACGCGCGGCCTCGGTCTGTGCAACGTACTGGCCGCCTACGAGGCCGGAGCCCGACGCTTCGACGCGGCCCTCGGCGGCCTTGGCGGTTGCCCGTTTGCGCCGGGTGCTTCGGGCAATATCTGCACTGAAGATCTGGTCAATCTGTGCGATGAAATCGGTATTCATACCGGCATCGATCTGCCGTTGTTGCTGAAGTTGTCCCGAGGGCTGCCGGCGCTGCTTGGCCATGAAGTGCCTGGTCAGTTAGCCAAGGCGGGGCGTAATTGCGACCTGCACCCCACGCCTCCCTGA
- a CDS encoding YegP family protein, whose amino-acid sequence MSGWYEVSKTVNGQFKFVLKAANAETILTSELYTTRGAADSGIASVQANSPLDERYEKKTTKDGHPYFNLKAANHQIIGSSESYSSDAARDKGIASVKANGPTTVIKDKTLPVL is encoded by the coding sequence ATGTCTGGATGGTACGAAGTGAGCAAAACCGTCAACGGTCAATTCAAGTTTGTATTAAAAGCGGCCAATGCCGAAACCATTCTGACCAGCGAGCTGTACACCACGCGCGGTGCGGCCGACAGCGGTATCGCCTCGGTTCAGGCCAACAGTCCGCTGGACGAACGCTACGAGAAAAAAACCACCAAGGACGGCCATCCTTACTTCAACCTCAAGGCTGCCAACCATCAGATCATCGGCAGCAGCGAATCCTACTCATCGGATGCCGCGAGGGATAAAGGCATCGCCAGCGTCAAGGCCAACGGCCCGACCACGGTGATCAAGGACAAGACCTTGCCGGTGCTCTAA
- a CDS encoding MFS transporter, whose translation MSLNVLEAGVSSSVSHDAEKTLVRKVAWRLMPLIMVCYLFAFFDRINISFAKFQLQADLSLSDTAYGLGAGLFVVGYVIFEVPSNMMLYKVGARRWIARIMMSWGIATAAMVFVNSEWQFYALRFVIGAMEAGFAPGVLYYLTLWFPQHYRGRITSMLFLASAFAGLVGAPFSGLVLQHLDGFLDMRGWHWLFLLGGVPCIGLGLLVLTLLKDRIEDAHWLTSSEKKLLASRIAHHEPHKSGGSLLAALRIPGFLTLGLIYFLIQVASYGLNFWAPQLIRSAGTESPVMIGLLTAIPYVCGAICMVVIGRLSDATGERRKFVAGLVAVGAVGFFSAGIFADHTTFLIVALGLLGAGIIASIPSFWTLPPKLLAGAGAGAAGGIAVINTLGQFGGIVSPVMVGRIKDLTGSTTPALYVIGVAALIAAALLLWGLPQKLRTLDKY comes from the coding sequence ATGAGCCTCAATGTATTGGAGGCGGGCGTGAGCTCGTCCGTGAGCCACGACGCCGAAAAAACCTTGGTCCGCAAAGTCGCCTGGCGACTGATGCCGCTGATCATGGTCTGCTATCTGTTCGCGTTTTTCGATCGCATCAACATTAGCTTTGCCAAGTTTCAGTTGCAGGCCGACCTGAGCCTGAGCGACACCGCGTATGGCCTTGGTGCCGGGCTGTTTGTGGTCGGTTACGTGATCTTCGAAGTGCCGAGCAACATGATGCTCTACAAGGTCGGCGCGCGGCGCTGGATCGCCCGGATCATGATGTCGTGGGGTATCGCCACGGCGGCCATGGTCTTCGTCAACAGCGAATGGCAGTTCTACGCTCTGCGCTTTGTGATCGGCGCGATGGAAGCGGGTTTCGCGCCGGGTGTGCTGTATTACCTGACGCTGTGGTTCCCGCAGCACTATCGCGGGCGCATCACCTCGATGCTGTTCCTCGCGTCGGCGTTTGCCGGGCTGGTCGGCGCACCGTTCTCCGGGCTGGTGCTGCAACACCTTGATGGCTTCCTTGATATGCGCGGCTGGCATTGGCTGTTCCTGCTCGGTGGCGTGCCTTGTATCGGCCTCGGTTTGTTGGTGCTGACCTTGCTCAAGGACCGCATCGAAGACGCCCATTGGCTGACGTCGTCAGAGAAGAAACTGCTCGCCAGCCGAATCGCTCACCACGAACCGCACAAGAGCGGCGGTTCCTTGCTGGCTGCACTGCGAATTCCGGGTTTCCTGACGCTGGGGCTGATCTACTTTCTGATTCAGGTGGCGTCTTACGGCTTGAATTTCTGGGCGCCGCAGCTGATTCGCAGTGCCGGCACCGAGAGTCCGGTGATGATCGGCTTGCTGACCGCCATTCCCTACGTCTGCGGCGCCATCTGTATGGTGGTGATCGGGCGGTTGTCCGATGCCACCGGCGAGCGGCGCAAGTTTGTCGCAGGTCTGGTGGCGGTAGGCGCGGTGGGGTTCTTCAGCGCAGGGATCTTCGCTGACCACACGACTTTCCTGATTGTCGCCCTGGGCTTGCTCGGTGCCGGGATCATCGCCTCCATCCCCAGCTTCTGGACCCTGCCGCCGAAACTGCTGGCGGGTGCCGGAGCAGGTGCCGCCGGCGGGATCGCGGTGATCAACACCCTCGGCCAGTTCGGTGGGATCGTCAGCCCGGTCATGGTCGGGCGAATCAAGGACCTGACCGGCAGCACCACCCCGGCCCTGTACGTCATCGGCGTTGCCGCGCTGATCGCCGCTGCGTTGTTGCTGTGGGGGTTGCCGCAGAAGCTGCGCACGCTCGACAAATATTAA
- the yiaY gene encoding L-threonine dehydrogenase — protein sequence MSSTFFIPAVNIMGTGCLDEAMDAIRKYGFRKALIVTDAGLAKAGVATMIAEKLAIQDIDSVIFDGAKPNPSIANVELGLGLLKESRCDFVVSLGGGSPHDCAKGIALCATNGGTIRDYEGVDQSTKAQLPLIAINTTAGTASEMTRFCIITDESRHVKMAIVDRNVTPLLSVNDPALMVAMPKGLTAATGMDALTHAIEAYVSTAANPITDACALKAITLISNNLRLAVRDGSDMIARENMAYAQFLAGMAFNNASLGYVHAMAHQLGGFYDLPHGVCNAVLLPHVQSFNALVCADRLTDVARAMGADVRGFSPEEGAQAAITAIRDLAKDVEIPAGLRELGARLNDIPVLASNALKDACGLTNPRKADQRQIEEIFRSAF from the coding sequence ATGAGCAGTACGTTTTTCATCCCCGCTGTGAACATCATGGGCACCGGTTGCCTCGACGAAGCCATGGACGCCATTCGCAAGTATGGTTTTCGCAAGGCGCTGATCGTCACCGACGCCGGATTGGCCAAGGCTGGCGTGGCGACGATGATTGCCGAGAAACTGGCGATCCAGGACATCGACTCGGTGATTTTCGACGGCGCCAAGCCGAATCCGAGCATCGCCAACGTCGAACTTGGCCTGGGCCTGCTCAAGGAAAGTCGCTGTGATTTCGTGGTGTCTCTGGGCGGCGGTTCGCCTCACGACTGCGCCAAGGGCATCGCCTTGTGTGCCACAAACGGTGGGACGATTCGTGACTACGAAGGTGTCGATCAGTCGACCAAAGCGCAACTGCCGCTGATCGCGATCAACACCACTGCCGGCACTGCCAGCGAGATGACCCGTTTTTGCATCATCACCGACGAATCCCGTCACGTGAAAATGGCCATCGTCGATCGCAACGTCACGCCACTGCTGTCAGTCAACGATCCGGCGCTGATGGTCGCCATGCCCAAGGGCCTGACTGCCGCCACTGGCATGGACGCACTGACCCACGCCATCGAAGCCTACGTCTCCACGGCCGCCAACCCGATTACCGATGCCTGTGCGCTGAAAGCCATCACCTTGATCAGCAATAACCTGCGACTGGCCGTACGCGACGGCAGTGACATGATCGCTCGGGAAAACATGGCTTACGCGCAGTTCCTCGCTGGTATGGCGTTCAACAATGCGTCCTTGGGATATGTCCATGCCATGGCCCACCAATTGGGCGGGTTCTACGACTTGCCGCATGGTGTGTGCAATGCGGTGTTGCTACCTCATGTGCAAAGCTTCAACGCGCTGGTCTGCGCCGATCGCTTGACCGATGTTGCCCGCGCGATGGGCGCCGACGTTCGCGGGTTCAGCCCGGAAGAGGGCGCGCAGGCGGCGATCACGGCCATTCGCGACCTGGCCAAGGATGTGGAAATCCCGGCTGGTTTACGTGAGCTCGGTGCCAGGCTCAACGACATCCCGGTGCTTGCCAGCAATGCCCTGAAAGACGCCTGTGGACTGACCAATCCACGGAAGGCGGATCAGCGGCAGATCGAGGAGATTTTCCGCAGCGCGTTTTAA
- a CDS encoding DUF4917 family protein: protein MTDFQDVDAQLEDWNALRTTASFGGLLVGNGASRAVWDDFGYDSLFENARTVEEKPLSQSELSVFDAMQTRSFEQVLGALKTTSRVNKALAVSSAAPRNRYYAIKEALINTVHAVHIPWRLVVPSTLATINQELGSYRTVFTTNYDLLNYWAVQHRPDAIIDLFQGSEPRFDLSLTATDKTRLLYLHGGLHLVRNQDGTARKLMSTEGTLLGSFAINNTIRTLDDVPLFVNEGPTQDKLKTIRSSDYLSFCYDQLLGHGDGLCIFGHALGEQDSHIIHALRQAKPKTAAISIYPRSKAFIQHQKRHYTKVFEGTGVELRFFDSKTHALGNPKLAVPIEV, encoded by the coding sequence ATGACCGATTTCCAGGATGTCGATGCCCAACTTGAAGACTGGAACGCCTTGCGCACCACCGCCTCTTTCGGCGGCCTGCTGGTGGGTAACGGCGCCAGTCGCGCGGTATGGGACGACTTCGGCTATGACTCGCTGTTCGAAAACGCCCGCACCGTCGAGGAAAAGCCTCTGAGCCAATCCGAACTGAGCGTGTTCGACGCGATGCAGACGCGTAGTTTCGAACAGGTGCTTGGGGCGCTGAAAACCACCAGCCGGGTCAACAAGGCCCTGGCCGTCAGCTCTGCCGCGCCGCGCAATCGCTATTACGCGATCAAGGAAGCGCTGATCAACACCGTGCATGCGGTGCATATCCCTTGGCGGTTGGTGGTGCCCTCGACGCTCGCGACGATCAATCAGGAACTGGGCAGCTATCGCACGGTGTTCACCACCAATTACGACTTGCTCAATTACTGGGCGGTCCAGCACCGGCCTGACGCCATTATCGATCTGTTTCAGGGCTCCGAGCCGCGTTTTGATCTGAGCCTCACCGCGACAGACAAAACCCGTCTGCTGTACCTGCACGGCGGCCTGCATCTGGTGCGCAATCAGGACGGCACGGCGCGTAAATTGATGTCGACCGAGGGTACGTTGCTGGGCAGCTTCGCCATCAACAATACGATCAGGACCCTCGACGACGTGCCGCTGTTCGTCAACGAAGGTCCGACCCAAGACAAGCTCAAGACCATTCGCAGCTCGGATTACCTGTCGTTCTGCTACGACCAGTTACTGGGCCATGGCGATGGGCTGTGCATTTTCGGGCATGCCCTTGGCGAGCAAGACAGTCACATCATTCATGCATTGCGCCAGGCGAAGCCGAAGACAGCGGCGATTTCGATTTACCCGCGCAGCAAAGCGTTCATCCAGCATCAGAAACGGCATTACACGAAGGTGTTTGAGGGGACGGGGGTGGAGCTGCGGTTTTTTGATTCGAAGACCCATGCGCTTGGTAATCCGAAGCTTGCGGTACCGATCGAGGTTTAG
- a CDS encoding CaiB/BaiF CoA-transferase family protein: MTAPLSAIKVIEIGTLIAAPFAARMLAEFGADVIKIEAMGQGDPLRKWRKLHEGTSLWWYLQSRNKKSLALNLKSPEGIELVKQLATDADVLIENLRPGALEKLGLGWDVLHALNPNLTLVRISGYGQTGPYRDRPGFGAIGEAMGGIRYTTGTPGSPPARVGVSLGDSLASLHAVIGALMSLLRVKTGQGGGQVVDVSLAESVFNVMESLVPEYDMLGHVRERSGGALPGIAPSNTYLTADGAYVVIAGNSDPIYKRLMAVIGRVDLAEAPEFAHNDGRAAKSNVLDAAITHWTSSLPIDEVLSALEAAEVPAGRIYSVADIVADPHYQARGMLLSAELPGGATVKMPGIVPKMSETPGGVNWSGPSLGQHTDGILAGLGLTDQDIERLKAEGVVQ; encoded by the coding sequence ATGACTGCCCCCTTGAGTGCAATCAAAGTGATCGAGATCGGCACACTGATCGCCGCGCCGTTCGCGGCGCGCATGCTCGCCGAGTTCGGCGCCGACGTAATCAAGATCGAAGCCATGGGCCAGGGCGATCCCCTGCGCAAATGGCGCAAGCTGCACGAAGGCACTTCGCTGTGGTGGTACCTGCAATCGCGAAACAAGAAGTCCCTGGCGCTGAATCTGAAATCCCCTGAAGGCATCGAACTGGTCAAGCAACTGGCGACCGACGCCGATGTGCTGATTGAAAACCTGCGCCCCGGCGCCCTGGAAAAACTCGGCCTGGGCTGGGACGTGTTGCATGCCCTCAATCCCAACCTGACGCTGGTGCGTATTTCCGGTTATGGCCAGACCGGCCCGTACCGTGATCGTCCGGGTTTCGGTGCCATCGGCGAGGCCATGGGCGGGATTCGCTACACCACCGGCACCCCCGGTTCACCGCCGGCCCGAGTGGGGGTGAGCCTGGGTGATTCCCTGGCCTCGCTGCATGCGGTGATCGGCGCCTTGATGTCGCTGCTGCGGGTCAAGACCGGTCAGGGCGGCGGGCAGGTGGTGGATGTGTCTTTGGCCGAAAGCGTGTTCAACGTGATGGAAAGCCTGGTGCCGGAATACGACATGCTGGGCCATGTTCGTGAGCGCAGCGGCGGGGCATTGCCGGGCATCGCGCCGTCCAATACTTACCTGACCGCCGACGGTGCCTACGTGGTGATCGCCGGCAACAGTGACCCGATCTACAAGCGCCTGATGGCGGTGATCGGTCGGGTCGATCTGGCCGAAGCGCCGGAGTTTGCGCATAACGATGGCCGCGCCGCCAAAAGTAATGTGCTCGACGCCGCCATCACTCATTGGACCAGCAGCTTGCCTATCGATGAGGTGTTGTCGGCACTGGAAGCTGCCGAAGTCCCGGCCGGACGCATCTACTCGGTAGCCGACATCGTCGCCGATCCTCACTACCAGGCGCGGGGCATGCTGCTCAGCGCCGAACTGCCCGGTGGCGCCACGGTGAAGATGCCGGGCATCGTACCGAAAATGTCCGAGACCCCCGGTGGCGTGAACTGGTCGGGACCGAGCCTGGGTCAGCACACCGACGGCATCCTCGCGGGGCTGGGCCTGACTGACCAGGACATCGAACGGCTGAAAGCTGAAGGGGTGGTGCAATGA
- a CDS encoding DJ-1/PfpI family protein yields MAAKKILMLVGDYVEDYEVMVPFQALLMVGHTVHAVCPDKTAGQTVRTAIHDFEGDQTYSEKPGHLFALNFDFAKVDAADYDALLVPGGRAPEYLRLNEKVLELVRAFDKAGKPIAAVCHGAQLLAAAGILEGRECSAYPACAPEVRLAGGTFIDIPVTEGHVQGNLATAPAWPAHPSWLAGFLGLLGTKITL; encoded by the coding sequence ATGGCGGCTAAAAAAATTCTGATGCTGGTCGGCGATTACGTCGAAGACTATGAAGTGATGGTGCCGTTCCAGGCGCTGCTGATGGTCGGCCACACGGTGCACGCCGTTTGCCCGGACAAAACCGCCGGCCAGACCGTGCGCACAGCGATCCATGACTTCGAAGGCGACCAGACCTACAGCGAAAAACCCGGTCACCTGTTTGCCCTGAACTTCGATTTCGCCAAGGTAGACGCCGCGGACTACGACGCGCTGCTGGTGCCGGGTGGTCGTGCGCCGGAATACCTGCGCCTGAACGAAAAAGTCCTGGAGCTGGTGCGAGCGTTCGACAAGGCCGGCAAACCGATTGCCGCCGTGTGTCACGGTGCGCAACTGTTGGCCGCGGCAGGCATTCTTGAAGGCCGCGAGTGCAGTGCTTACCCCGCGTGTGCCCCGGAAGTGCGCCTGGCGGGTGGCACGTTCATCGATATCCCGGTGACGGAAGGTCATGTTCAAGGCAATCTGGCCACTGCACCGGCCTGGCCGGCACACCCGAGCTGGCTGGCCGGTTTCCTCGGGTTGCTGGGCACCAAAATCACGCTGTAA
- a CDS encoding LysR substrate-binding domain-containing protein, whose protein sequence is MLQKSLIRRLDLITLQLFVAVHEEGTLTRAAAREAIAVSAASKRLMELEEAFGISLFVRQAKGMTLTPAGETLLHHARQMLFNVEKMGLELGEHSHGVRGYVRMLANLSAIIQFLPEDLRDFSERHPQVKTDLEERPSIGVIQGVLDGVADLGICSSDSDVKGLHSVLYRRDKLMVLMPTDHPLASRSTLAFVDTLDSDYVGLHAASSINMRTHAAARKAGKVLRLRIHVPGFDAMCRMVQANMGIGILPQKAYELFGRALGLHAVPLTDDWSDRALILVVRDEARLSPVSRTLFEQLRGQA, encoded by the coding sequence ATGCTGCAAAAAAGCCTGATCCGCCGCCTCGACCTGATCACTCTCCAACTGTTTGTGGCTGTCCACGAAGAGGGCACCTTGACCCGTGCCGCCGCCCGTGAAGCGATCGCGGTGTCGGCGGCCAGCAAGCGCTTGATGGAGTTGGAGGAGGCATTTGGTATCAGCCTGTTCGTGCGCCAAGCCAAGGGTATGACCCTGACGCCGGCCGGTGAAACCCTGCTGCACCACGCCCGGCAGATGCTGTTCAACGTCGAGAAAATGGGCCTCGAACTGGGCGAACATAGCCACGGTGTTCGGGGTTATGTGCGGATGCTTGCCAATCTGTCGGCGATCATTCAGTTCCTGCCCGAAGACTTGAGGGACTTTTCCGAGCGCCATCCGCAGGTCAAGACCGACCTCGAAGAACGCCCCAGCATTGGGGTGATTCAGGGTGTGCTCGATGGCGTGGCGGACCTCGGGATTTGCTCCAGCGACAGTGACGTCAAAGGTTTGCACAGTGTTCTTTATCGCCGGGACAAACTGATGGTGTTGATGCCGACCGATCATCCGCTGGCGAGTCGTTCGACCCTGGCGTTTGTCGACACGCTGGACAGCGATTACGTTGGCCTGCACGCCGCCAGTTCCATCAACATGCGCACTCATGCGGCTGCGCGCAAGGCCGGCAAGGTGCTGAGGCTGCGGATTCATGTGCCGGGTTTCGACGCCATGTGCCGGATGGTCCAGGCCAACATGGGCATCGGCATCCTGCCGCAAAAGGCTTACGAACTGTTTGGCCGGGCGTTGGGTTTGCACGCGGTGCCGCTGACGGATGACTGGTCCGATCGCGCGTTGATTCTGGTGGTGCGTGATGAAGCGAGACTGTCGCCGGTGAGCCGGACGTTGTTTGAGCAGTTGCGCGGTCAGGCCTGA
- a CDS encoding ribbon-helix-helix domain-containing protein produces the protein MCELYVKADPILYESRSRSLRICGVVTTLRLENQFWDILSEIAEVDGMTTNQLIAKLYEEVMDYRGEVVNFASFLRVSCMRYLSQRRVASPQMSVVRSA, from the coding sequence ATGTGCGAGCTCTACGTCAAGGCCGATCCGATTCTCTACGAATCGCGCTCCCGCTCGCTGCGCATCTGCGGGGTGGTGACCACCCTGCGGCTGGAGAATCAGTTCTGGGACATCCTCAGCGAAATCGCCGAGGTCGACGGCATGACCACCAATCAGTTGATCGCCAAGCTGTATGAAGAGGTGATGGACTACCGCGGCGAAGTGGTGAATTTCGCCTCGTTCTTGCGGGTCAGCTGCATGCGGTATTTATCCCAGCGGCGCGTCGCGTCACCCCAAATGAGCGTCGTACGGTCGGCCTGA